The Lipingzhangella halophila genome segment GGCGCCACCATCCGCCAACTGGCCGTCAAGCACCGGATTGGCCGCGTGACTGTCAGCGAGATCCTGAAGCGGAACGGGGTGAAGCTGCGCTGTACCGGCCTCACGCCCGAGCAGGTAGATGAGGCCGTGCGTCTCTACGCCAAGGGATGGTCTCTGGCTAAGATCGGCAACCGGTTCAGCGTCTATAGCAAGACTGTCTGGAGCCGCCTGACGGAGCGGGGAATCAAGATGCGCGATCCGCATGAGCGCCCGCTGTAATCGACCTCGTCTTCCGTGCGGCAAGCCAGATCCTCCGAGTCGATGCGGGACGGCTGCGCCAGGAGGAATGGTCGCTGGCACGGAATTACCCGCACAGAAAGAGAGTAGATATGCTGAAAAAGGCCAAAAAGTTAGCCAAATATTTACTGGCGATCACCTGGGTACGCAAAACGCATGAAGGCGTTGCGCGAGGTATTTTGGAAGTATTTGCGGCGAATCGGCTGCTTACTGCACTGTATAGCATCCCTGGCTTCGTGACGTTCAACCGCGAACAATATGCGGTACTGCGTGGTCGCCGCAATTACTATCGCAACTTGAAAAAGAAACGAACGTCCCATGTAGAGCTACGCCGTAATACCCATATGCTAGAGAAAGGCATAACCATGCGACCACGGCGTCCGGTGTTTGCAAAAGAATATATTGTCGAGACGGTCGAATTTTACGAGCACGCAGTCCATCAGTACTGTCAGAAAAAGGACAGTCTGGACGAGAGTGAACTTGCTTGGTCGCACAGTGTCCTTAGTGAGTATTTTTATATCGTCCCACAGGGAAATGATGAGGCAGTGGATACAGCCCGCAAGCGGTTTGCAGCCACCGAAAAAGACTATAATCCCGAAGTAGTCGAAATGGTACCGTTTGAACGTGCTGTGGGCGAAAAGAGCGATGTCGGATACGAGGAACTGCTTGCACTCGCAAAACAACGCCGTTCTGTGCGGTGGTACAAAGACAAAAAAGTTCCTCGTGACCTTATCGACAAAGCACTCATGGTAGCGTGCCAGTCTCCTACGGCGTGCAACCGCTTGCCATACGAATTTCGTGTGTTTGATGACCCTGAGATTGTAAAAAAAGTAGCTGACATCCCATTTGGCGCCGCCGGGTACAGTCACCAAATCCCTACGGTCATAGTGGTAGTAGGAAAGTTGAGCAGTTACTTTAGCCCGCGCGATCGGCACATCGTATATGTAGACGCGTCCCTGGCAAGCATGTCGTTTATGCTGTCACTTGAGACTCTGGGGCTGAGCTCTAGTGTGATTAACTGGCCCGATTTCGAGCCCCTGGAACACAAGATGCAAAAGACGCTGCATTTGGGTTCGGATGAACGGGTGATCATGCTTATTTCTGTTGGGTATGCAGACCCAAAAGGAATGATTCCGTACTCTCAGAAAAAAGATATCGAAGTGCTTCGCCGATACAACGACTTGGGAGCGTAAGGTGAAAAAAATACTAAAGAACAAACGGCTACGGGCGGCGTTGGCGTGGCTCGTGATCGGGGTAACAGCGTTCTTTTTTGCGCGCTCACTGATAGGCAACTGGCAACGGCTCGAAGAGGTGGACCTGAGCGTCAATGGCTGGTCAGTTTTGGCGGTGCTTTTGTTTGCCGGTGCAGTGGCGAGTTCTGGGTTGCTTTGGGGTGATATCTTAAACCGCTTGAGTAGCGACAAAAAAATACACGCCGCAGAAGCTGTTCGCGTACACATTATGTCATGGTTGCTGAAGTATATTCCGGGTCAAGCGGGGTCCTTTCTCAGTAAACTTGGCTGGGGCATCAAGCATGGCTACAGCAAGAAGCTTGTTTCCATCACATTTATTTACGAAAATGCGTTTTTACTGCTCGCTTCGATCATCGGCTCATTGCCGGTGATTGCGCTGCTGTTCCGGGACCAGTTCGCGGAAGGGCTGTCTATGTTCGCACCGCTGCTGCTGGCGGTGCCGCTGCTTTTTTTTTGCAGAAAGACGTGTTTTATCACACGCTAAATTTCGTGTTCAAAAAGCTGCGAGGGCAAACGGTTGACCGGGCGTTCTTCCTGTCGACACCCCAGCTGATCGGCTACATGCTGAAGTTTTTGCTGCCCCGGCTAATCACAGCCGGAGCGTTCCTGTGTGTGGTTATTTCGCTTGTCGATGTTCCGCCCGAGGCATATATTGGATTAGCAGCAACGTATATTTTGGCGGGAATAATTGGACTGATGGCCATTTTCGTTCCCAGTGGGCTTGGAGTGCGTGAAGCGGTGATTGTGCTGTTCGCTAGCGTCTACTTCCCAGTTGAGATCGCCATTGTCCTCTCGCTCGCGGCACGTTTGTATACGACGCTGGCCGACGGGTTACTAGCTTTGGTATACGTAGCATTCCGCAAACAAGGAGGCAAAGAATGAAGAAGATTGCGATGATCGGCTCGGCATTATCCGGCAACAAAGGCGCCGCCGCAATGCTCGAGAGCGCCATGCAAACGCTGGGAGAAAAATATCCGGATGCACAGTTTACACTGCTGGCTATGTATCCCCAGCAAGACAAAGAACAAAATACATACAAAAATCTGACGATCTTGCGCGGGGACTCGTTTTATTTAGGTGCCGTGATTAACTCATGGGCACTCCTCTACCGTCTTCTTCCTGGTGCGCGCAATTTCATAAAAAAACGCTCGCCAGAGGTAAAAGCGCTTGCCGAGGCTGACGTCTTGCTCGACCAAGGGGGCATCACGTTTGTTGACGGACGTGAAGTATTTTTGATCTATAATGTAGCAACCATCCTACCAGCACTGAACGTAAAAACGCCGGTCGCCAAGTGCGCACAGGCACTCGGGCCGTTCAAAAATCCCATAAACCGGATGGCAGCGAACATATTTTTGCCCAAAATGGCCAGGATTGTCTCTCGTGGCGCCATCACCCATGCGCACCTGGAAGGCCTTGGGTTGAAAAACGTAACCGAAGGCGCCGACTACGCGTTTTGCCTGGAAGTGACGGACGCCGAAGAAAAAGCTGCCACGAAAAAATTCGACATGAACTTCTTCAAAAACGGCAATGTCGTCGGTGTGTCTCCCAGCGTGGTGCTGCGCAAAAAAGTCGATAAACATCGTGGGCCTGGCGCCTACGCAAAAGAAACAGCGGAATTTGTTGATTACCTTACAAAGGAGAAAGGCTATAAAGTACTGCTCATTCCGCACAGCTACCGCTCTGCTGAAACGCAGCTACAGCACAACAATGACGCGCCGTTGTGCCGCGATATCTACGCTCAAGTAAGCGGCCAAGAGAAATGTCAGCTACTGGACGTCGAGCTGGGTTCACAAGAACTGCGCTGCATCATCGGCAAATGTGACCTGTTCATCGCATCGCGGTTCCATGCCATGGTGTCATCTCTTGCTATGCAAGTGCCAACCCTAGTCATCGGGTGGAGCCACAAATACCGCGAAGTGTTGGAGATGTTTGGACTAGAAAAATGGGCATTCGGGCATGACAAGCTGCAGCATGAATACCTCAAAACGCGGTTCGCCGAGCTGGAAGAAGAGCAAAAAACCGTCCGCGCGCAGCTGACAAAAAAGCTTCCCAAGGTGAAGAAAAAATCATACAACCAAGTCGACGTCATCCAGAGTGTGCTTGAAAGGTAACGCCTGCACTGTGTACGGCATTGCGCTTACGCCACAGCTCAACGAAGCCTTCGTTGAGGCGCTGTACGTCGAAGTGGACGGCATCAAGGGACACGAACCCGACGATCCCTTCGCCACCCTGCGCAGGTTCCAGGACGCCTACGTGGCCAACCACAGCGTGCCCGATGCCACAGCAAACGCGCCATCGGCTGAAACGAAGAAGCTCCCTCCCCGGGAGGGGAAGGAGCTTTCATCGGTGAACCCCGTGGAAGCCCTACTAGGAGGCGTTGCTTTGGCCCCGGGTTCTAGTAAGCCTTCCATGGTGGAGCTATGGGGATTCGAACCCCAGACCTCCTCCATGCCATGGAGGCGCGCTACCAGCTGCGCCATAGCCCCTGGTGTCGTCATCGCGACGTCGTCGACCCTACCGGATGTCCGGGGGTCGTCGCTCCACGGGTCGCTTCCTGCCCCGTGAGCCGCGGTTTCGCATACTCCCCCGAACCGCAATACCCTTGACAGGTGTCCGATTCCAAGCGTGAAGTCCAGATGCTGCACGACCGCCTCCTGATCCGCCCTGTCGAGGAGAAGGGAGAGCGGCGCAGCAGCGCGGGCCTGGTCATCCCGGACACCGTGAAGATGGGAACACGGCTCACGTGGGGCGAGGTCTGCGGGGCCGGGACCAGCGCACGGCACGTCAAGTCCGGCGACCGGGTGCTCTTCAATCCCGAGGAGCAACTCGAAGTGGAGATCCACGGCGAGCTGTACGTCATCATGCGCGAGCGCGACATCCACGCCATGGCCAATGAGGATCCGGAGTACGGCACCGGTCTGTACCTCTAGCTTCCCGCCACAGGGTCACGCCGGTTGAGCGCGGTCACGCCGGTGGCCGGTCGCGCGATGCGGCGCGCGCTCCACGGTCGGCACGCGTCGCCCCGGAACCGTAACGCTTGCACCATGCCTCGCTCTAGATCGCGCCATGTGGCTGTCGTACCGCTCGTCCCTGACGCACCATGGGAGCAGGATGAGCACCGACTCCCGTGGCGCCCACCGCCTGTGTCCCCGGTAGGCGGGTAGACGGGTTGCGCGCCCTGCTTCACCGGGGACGCGGTTTCTCCCGAATCCCGCTGTCCGCCGGTGTCGCGCAAAAACGCGCGGCCTGCCGCCGCACCGGGGCGGCTCTGCGGTACGGGCCCTCCTACCTCGTTGGAGCAGGACATGGCGATGACCCCGAATACGCTCGACCAGGCACGTGTCGAGGAGTTCGCCGGCAACGTGTTGGAGACCTACACCCGCTCGATCGTCACCCTGATGATCGACCTGGGATACCGGACCGGACTGTTCGAGTCGGCCGCACAGGGCCCCACCACCAGTGAGGGGTTGGCGGAGCGGGCAGGGCTCCAGGAGCGCTACGTGCGGGAGTGGCTGGCGGCGATGACCACGGCCGGCATCGTCGAGTTCGACGCCACAGCCCGCACGTACACGCTCCCGGCGGAGCACGCCGCGTGCCTGACCGGACCGGGTGCCGCGAACCTGGCACCACTGGCACGGGTGACCACACACCTCGCGGAGCACGTCCCCCGGGTGGCGTCCGCGTTCCGGGAGGGAGGCGGCGTTCCCTACTCGGAGTACCGTCCGGAGTTCACCAACGTGATGGACTCGGTGAGCCGCAACTTCTTCGACGAGCATCTCGTCGAACGGGTGGTGCCGCTGGCGCCGGGCCTGCCCGAGCGGCTGGCCGCGGGCGCGCGGGTGGCTGACGTCGGGTGCGGTACCGGGCACGCCGTCG includes the following:
- a CDS encoding nitroreductase family protein — its product is MLKKAKKLAKYLLAITWVRKTHEGVARGILEVFAANRLLTALYSIPGFVTFNREQYAVLRGRRNYYRNLKKKRTSHVELRRNTHMLEKGITMRPRRPVFAKEYIVETVEFYEHAVHQYCQKKDSLDESELAWSHSVLSEYFYIVPQGNDEAVDTARKRFAATEKDYNPEVVEMVPFERAVGEKSDVGYEELLALAKQRRSVRWYKDKKVPRDLIDKALMVACQSPTACNRLPYEFRVFDDPEIVKKVADIPFGAAGYSHQIPTVIVVVGKLSSYFSPRDRHIVYVDASLASMSFMLSLETLGLSSSVINWPDFEPLEHKMQKTLHLGSDERVIMLISVGYADPKGMIPYSQKKDIEVLRRYNDLGA
- a CDS encoding class I SAM-dependent methyltransferase, which codes for MTPNTLDQARVEEFAGNVLETYTRSIVTLMIDLGYRTGLFESAAQGPTTSEGLAERAGLQERYVREWLAAMTTAGIVEFDATARTYTLPAEHAACLTGPGAANLAPLARVTTHLAEHVPRVASAFREGGGVPYSEYRPEFTNVMDSVSRNFFDEHLVERVVPLAPGLPERLAAGARVADVGCGTGHAVVLLAKAFPGSTFVGYDLAEDAIAQARAEAAEAGADNAYFEVRDAAKLTADPPYDAVLTFDCIHDQADPAGVLERINAMLVPGGNYVMMEPAASSLLEENVANPVAPLLYGVSTLHCMTVSLASGGVGLGTAWGAQMTREYLAHAGFGPVLAYDAPDDPLDTIFVTHKPETTEP
- a CDS encoding lysylphosphatidylglycerol synthase domain-containing protein, whose protein sequence is MFKKLRGQTVDRAFFLSTPQLIGYMLKFLLPRLITAGAFLCVVISLVDVPPEAYIGLAATYILAGIIGLMAIFVPSGLGVREAVIVLFASVYFPVEIAIVLSLAARLYTTLADGLLALVYVAFRKQGGKE
- a CDS encoding GroES family chaperonin, whose protein sequence is MLHDRLLIRPVEEKGERRSSAGLVIPDTVKMGTRLTWGEVCGAGTSARHVKSGDRVLFNPEEQLEVEIHGELYVIMRERDIHAMANEDPEYGTGLYL
- a CDS encoding polysaccharide pyruvyl transferase family protein, producing MKKIAMIGSALSGNKGAAAMLESAMQTLGEKYPDAQFTLLAMYPQQDKEQNTYKNLTILRGDSFYLGAVINSWALLYRLLPGARNFIKKRSPEVKALAEADVLLDQGGITFVDGREVFLIYNVATILPALNVKTPVAKCAQALGPFKNPINRMAANIFLPKMARIVSRGAITHAHLEGLGLKNVTEGADYAFCLEVTDAEEKAATKKFDMNFFKNGNVVGVSPSVVLRKKVDKHRGPGAYAKETAEFVDYLTKEKGYKVLLIPHSYRSAETQLQHNNDAPLCRDIYAQVSGQEKCQLLDVELGSQELRCIIGKCDLFIASRFHAMVSSLAMQVPTLVIGWSHKYREVLEMFGLEKWAFGHDKLQHEYLKTRFAELEEEQKTVRAQLTKKLPKVKKKSYNQVDVIQSVLER